DNA sequence from the Sediminibacillus dalangtanensis genome:
GAACAGGAAGCTGTTCATAGCGCAGGGGTAATTCCGCAGCGCTGGACACACATTTTCTAGTCAAGCACAGAAGGGAACCATTTAATGCGCAATTTTATTAAATAATCCTTTTAATAAGCAAAATAGTTTGCAAAAGAGCATTTGTTATTTGAACCTACTAAGGAAAGTTCGTAGTTACATTTCTCTGTGAACAGGGTATGAGAATAGTGTATAGGAGGGATAATATGTCTGAAAACAAAAAGTATTATGTAAAGGTAGATACAGGAGAAGTTCTATCTTCCCCAACTTATGATAACAGCGTCGAATATGAAATCGAAGGCGATTATGAAGACAAGCTTAGCTTGGAAAATTTATTTCATGAACAACATTTAGCTGGAAGCCGTTCAGCAGAATTACATTATGAGGCTCCGTTTCAAGAAGTAAAGGCAGACCAAGAAAGAAAAAAATATGATGATGAGATGTTAAATATTTATCAACGAATCTATGAGTTAGGTACACCCGAAACGAAAGAAAAAATAGAAGAAATCGGCATTCTCGAAGAAAAGAGACAACCAATGCCATCACAAAAGAATGGACCTGAGGATTTGAGTTGACACTTTATTGTTTAACAGATATAATTACCGTTCTGTAAGAAGCTTTACTTGACAGAAGAAGTTTTAGGCTGTTGATGCGAAGGTTGTCGAAATTTCCTTTCGACCCAACAGCCGTCCCTTTGTTTTTATAATAACGGTTGGATAACAGAAAGCACAATTCAGAATTTTGTTACAATTTAGTAAAATTCATTGCATGGACATGGACACTTGTGTTACTATTTATACGCCTTGAGCGAGGTGGAGAAATGCTAAACTGGTTTGAAGCGAAGAAAGCCTTTACAGAATATTTACAAATTGAAAAAAACGCTTCCCAATACACCATTGAATACTATCAAAGTGATATAGATGATTTCTATGGATTTCTGAAACGGGAATCCATCGGTCAATTGGAGCAAGTCGATTATCATATTGTACGAACCTACTTGACAACTCTTTATGAAAAGAAATTATCGAGGAGAAGCGTCTCTAGAAAAATTTCGAGTCTGCGCAGTTTTTACAAGTTTCTGGATCGGGAAAAACATGTAGCAGCGAACCCTTTCTCTCAAGTAGTGCTCCCGAAGACCAATCAGGCTGTGCCGGGTTTTTTGTATATGGAAGAATTGGAACGGTTATTTGAAGTGAGTGATTCGACAACACCCCTTGGTCAACGAAACCAGGCAATTCTCGAGTTGATTTATGCTACTGGAATACGCGTGAGTGAATGCACCGGATTGAAGCTTGATGACATGGACTTTGACATTGGAACCATGCTGGTAAGGGGAAAAGGAAAGAAAGAAAGATACTTGCCGTTTGGTCGTTTTGCTGAAGCCGCGATGCAAAACTACATAAACAATGGTAGAAAGGAACTGTTACAGAAAACGGCGAAGCCATCTTCTGCCGTTTTTTTAAACGCTAGAGGAAATCCCTTAACTCCACGTGGATTAAGACTGGTTTTGCAAAAGATGGTAAAGGAAGCTGCTTTGACGATTCATCTTCACCCTCACAAGTTGAGGCACACATTTGCAACCCATATGTTGAACGAAGGAGCGGATTTAAGGGTGGTTCAGGAGCTTCTGGGCCATGAACATTTATCTTCGACCCAGATTTATACACACGTCACCAAGGACAGACTTCGCCATGTTTACATGAACAGTCATCCAAGGGCGAAGCAGAGGAATGATTAGTAGAGGAGGTTGAGATTGATGGAATCACAGCAATTTCATGCCACAACCATATTTGCTGTGCGGCATAATGGACAAAGTGCTATGAGCGGTGATGGGCAAGTCACATTAGGAAATGCGGTCGTTATGAAGCATAAAGCCAAAAAAGTCCGCAGATTGTATAGAGGGAAAGTTTTGGCTGGATTTGCCGGGTCGGTAGCCGATGCTTTCACTTTATTTGAAAAATTTGAAGGGAAATTGGAAGCTTACAATGGAAATCTGTCAAGAGCAGCAGTTGAGTTAGCGAAAGAGTGGCGCAGCGACAAGGTTCTGCGGAAACTCGAAGCCATGCTGATTGTTATGGACAAAGAAGTAATGCTGCTGGTTTCCGGCACAGGAGAAGTGATTGAACCAGATGATGGTTTGCTGGCAATCGGATCAGGTGGAAATTATGCTTTGAGTGCAGGCCGGGCATTGACACGTCATTCCAAAGACCTGTCTGCCAGGGAAATTGCTCAGGCTGCTATGGAAGTAGCTGGGGAAATATGTGTGTACACTAATGATCATATAACTCTCGAAGTACTGGATTAAAAAAGGAGGGTTTACTGCAATGACGTTAAATAAGACTCCAAAACAAATTGTCGAACAACTCGATCAGTACATAATTGGTCAAACCAATGCGAAAAAGTCTGTTGCAATCGCACTTCGCAATCGCTATAGAAGGATGCAGCTTGATGATAAATTACGTGACGAAATCGTACCTAAAAACATTTTGATGATTGGACCGACTGGTGTTGGTAAAACAGAAGTCGCCAGACGTCTGGCAAAACTTGTAGGTGCTCCGTTTGTAAAAGTTGAAGCGACCAAATTCACGGAAGTCGGATATGTAGGTCGCGATGTAGAATCAATGGTCCGTGATTTGGTCGAGATGGCCGTCCGTATGGTCAAACAGGAAAAAATGGAAACAGTGATGGATAAAGCGGAAGAACAGGCGAACAAACGACTGGTCAAAATACTGGTTCCGGAAGAGAAAAAACAGAACAATTTTAAAAATCCACTCGAAATGTTTTTCCCGCAGCAAGGCGCTGAAAATCAGGAGCAGGACCAGGAGAGCGACCATCAGGAAATCGAAAGCAGACGCAAACGAATTCGCCACCAGCTCTCGCTCGGTGAATTGGAAGACAGGATGGTTACAATCGAAGTGGATGAGCAGACGCCATCGATGTTTGATATGTTACAAGGATCCGGTATGGAACAAATGGGCATGAATATGCAGGATGCGCTCGGCCAGTTCATGCCGAAGAAGAAAAAGAAACGGCGCTTGTCCGTTTCCGAAGCTAGGAAGGTATTGACTCAACAGGAGGCCCAAAAACTTATCGATATGGATGAAGTAGCTCAGGATGCAGTCGATAAGGTAGAGCAGTCAGGGATGATTTTCATTGATGAAATCGATAAAGTAGCTGGCAAGAGCGACCAATCGGCAAATGTGTCAAGAGAAGGTGTACAGCGGGATATCCTGCCTATTGTGGAAGGATCGACTGTTGTTACAAAGCACGGCCCTGTCCAGACTGATCATATTTTGTTCATTGCAGCAGGGGCTTTTCATATGGCTAAGCCGTCAGATTTGATACCCGAGCTTCAGGGGCGTTTCCCGATTCGGGTAGAGTTTGACAAATTGTCGATTGAGGATTTTCGAAATATTTTAACGGAACCATCGAACGCACTATTGAAACAGTACCAGGCCCTTCTAGCTACAGAAGGTATAAAAGTTGAATTTACGGACGATGCTGTGACTAGAATTGCCGAAGTAGCCTTCCACGTCAACCAGGAAACAGATAACATTGGTGCACGAAGGCTTCACACTATTCTGGAGAAGCTGTTGGAAGAGTTATCATTCGAAGCTCCGGATATCAACATGGAAAAGGTAGAAATAACTCCTCAATATGTTGATGAAAAACTGAGCAGTATCGCCAAAAATAAGGATTTAAGCCAGTATATATTGTAAATACTAGATTGGAGGATAACAATGGATTTATTAAATCGTGCCAGAAAAATCAATTCAATGTTACAAAAAACTACAGGGAAGTCGGTAAATTTTAATGATATGTCTGCTACATTGAGAGATATCATTACGGCGAATATATTTGTGGTCAGCCGCAGAGGAAAACTATTAGGTTTTGCTATCAATCAGCAGATTGAAAACGAAAGAATGAAATCTATGCTGGAAGAAAGACAATTTCCAAAAGAATATACCGACAGTCTTTTCAATATTCAGGAAACTACTTCAAATATTGATATTGACAGTCCTTATACAGCCTTTCCGGTTGAAAACAAGGAACTGTTCCAGAAGGGTCTTACCACAATTGTGCCGATTATCGGAGGCGGAGAGCGATTAGGTACATTGATTCTGAGTAGACTCACTCAAAGCTTTAGCGAGGATGACCTTTTATTAGCTGAATACGGTGCAACTGTTGTCGGAATGGAAATCCTTCATGAAAAAACTGAAGAAATAGAAATGGAAGCTAGAAGCAAAGCAGTTGTACAAATGGCGATTAGTTCACTATCCTATAGCGAACTTGAAGCGATTGAGCATATTTTCGATGAACTGGATGGAAATGAAGGGTTGCTGGTGGCAAGTAAAATAGCCGACCGAGTAGGCATCACCCGATCGGTTATTGTCAATGCACTGAGAAAGCTGGAGAGTGCGGGTGTCATCGAATCCCGTTCTCTTGGAATGAAAGGGACCTATATTAAAGTCTTAAACAATAAATTCCTTGTTGAATTAGAAAAAATCAGATCCAACTAATGGAATTCATTTGCAAAACCTTCTTGTCACGGTCGAACGACAAGAAGGTTTTTTGTGTTCACCATATTTTTTGCTGCTCTTGTGTTTGTGTTAGCAGAAAGAATATAATTTTGGCTAGCAAATTGACTCCACATTTTTTGAAAAGGAGCGCTAAAACATTACTGCGCCAAGCTTTCCTGGCAACACTTCAGCGTCCTCAATAAAGTCCGCTTATGCGTGTTCTTCCTTTGGTTGCCGCTCCGGAGGTGTCTTGCGTACTGCAACGCTTTGTTATCACTTTCGGATGAAACTTTCCTTTCCAGCTATTTGGAGAAGGGGAGGAAGACATAGGTTTTCTCGACCTTTCTTACGCTTTGCGGTTGAATGTCCTCTTTACCGGTTGTACTCCTCGCTTTTCGCAGGCAGCTGGTAAGCTTTCTCCCCGGGAATTTCCGAGAAAGTTGGCCCGCAGTTTATGTTTATATTCAACAACAACAACCTTTAGTGCTATTTCGACTGTATCTTCGCCTTCAGGATCGCCGACGTCAGGTTTTATTTACCGGGATGTTTATGGGAGGGACTCATCAAATTTTTGTGCCAAATTACCTGGGTCAATAGGAGGGGGGATGATAATTAAATTCGTCCGATATTAGAATTATTTTTCTTTTTTGCCAACCAATATTTTCATTTGTCCAAGAGTATGTAATAATAAAAGCAAAGGAAAAAAGACATGGTTCGACACAAATGCTAATGAGGAAAATGGGTTTTATAGGATGGGAATTGAGACTAAAGTAATGGGGGCGGGTGATTTTTTACAGACCTAAAGTAAGATTATCAGTAAATTGCATAGACATAAAATTAGAATTAAATTACAATATTCGATATTGATAGCCAATTTTTGACGGTTTATGAGAAAAATAAAACATTACGTTTAAAACCAAATTGAATATAGGGGGAAGAGAAAGTGTCTTTCTTTGGGAATACAATTAGCAATTTAGAGAAATCATTGGATTATGCCTCTTTAAAGAACCAAACCATTTCAAACAATATTGCTAACGCAGACACACCGGGTTATAAAGCGCAACAAGTCGCATTTAAAGATGTTTTGAACAGTGAAATGAACAACGGCTTCCAGACAAAACGCACTGATGCCAGACATATTGACTTCGGTTCCGACACTGCACAGCAATCCTTCCGTATCGTTTCCAATACAAATACTACATACAACCATAACGGAAACAACGTTGACATTGACAAGGAAATGACTGAGCTGGCTAAAAACCAAATCTATTATCAAGGATTGGTAGATCGATTGAATGGGAAGTTTTCAAGCCTGCAGACAGTAATAAAAGGAGGAAGATAATAAATGAGCATTTTCAATGCACTGAATACTAGCGCAAGTGCACTTACAGCTCAGAGATTGAGAATGGACACTGTTTCCTCCAATATTGCCAATGCGGATACGACCCGGGCGACTATGAACGAAAATGGTGAATATGAACCATATCGAAGGAAACTGGTCTCACTGGAAGCAAAAACACCCGACTTTCAATCTTTTCTGCAGAAAGCATCTGGAAAATCTTCGAGCCCCGGGCAAGGCGTCAGGGTGAGTGAAATATCAGAAGATCAAGAACCATTCAAACTTGTTTATAATCCCAATCATCCGGATGCGGATCAAAATGGTTATGTACAACTACCGAATGTCGATCCGCTTGAAGAAATGGTTGATTTGATGAGTGCCACAAGGTCATACGAAGCGAACGTTACTTCTGTAAATGCGACAAAGAGCATGCTGCTTAAAGCACTGGAAATAGGAAAATAATGAAGTGTCAGAAATGGGGGATACCTTTTGGTTACAATCAATAACATCGGAAATTTACAGTCACCGTCGGCTGTTTCTTTACAGCAGGATGGCGGGAAGCTGTCCACTCCTGGAGAAGCACAGGGACAATTTGCTAATAGCTTAAAAAATGCAATCGATACGTTAAACAATTATCAGGTTGAATCAGACAAAAAGACGCAGGCATTGGCCAATGGAGAAATCGATGACTTACATGACGTCATGATTACAGCACAAAAAGCAAGCATTACACTGAACACCGCCGTCGAGATGCAACGTAAAGCCATTGATGCTTACAATGAAGTAATGAGGATGCAAGTGTAAATTACATAGGCAAATAGAGTATACCGTCCTTTTCCTTATTGACGGCTCCAGGTAAGGGAAAGTGCGTTTTTTTTGGGGGAAGAGAATGAAACAGAAAATTGACATCTATAAAGAAAAATTGACGAAATTCTGGAGTTCCAAGTCTTCCAGACAAAAAGGAGTCATGATCGGTTCTCTCCTGATGGTTCTTTTTTTGATTATTGGTGGAACATTACTTGCAAGTAAAAGCGATATGGTTCCCTTATATAATAATTTGTCTATACAGGAAGTAGGACAGATTAAAACAGAACTGGATGCTAAAGGAGTCCAGTATGAACTTCAGGATGCAGGTAAAACGATATTGGTTCCAGAACAGGACGCTGACACGCTGTTGGTCGATCTTGCTGCACAAGGATTGCCGAACAGTGGAAATGTTGATTATTCGTTTTTCAGTGACAATACATCTTGGGGAATGACAGACAATGAGTTTGATGTCATCCAACTAGATGCAATGCAGACGGAAATCGCCAATCTTATAAAAAGTATCGACGGTATTCAGGATGCCAACGTGATGATCAACAAACCAGAAGAGCCGTTATTTGTCAGCGAGCAGCCTCTCGAAGCTTCGGCATCAATCGTTTTGAATACACAGCCGGGATATCAGTTGGAACCGGGCCAGATTAAATCTTTATATCATTTAGTGTCCAAAACGGTGCCGAACCTCCCTACTGATAATATCGTCATCATGAATCAAAATTTTGAGTATTTTGACTTAAATGATACAGCGACTGCCGGAAATACGGACACATATACGTATCAACAGAATGTAAAGCAAGACATTGAACGGGATATTCAACGACGGGTGCAACAAATGATTGGCATGATGGTCGGAAACAATAAGGTAATTGCTTCCGTTACTGCCGATATTGATTTCACCCAGGAAAACAGGGTCGAAGAATTGGTTACGCCCGTAGATGAGGATAATATGGAAGGCTTACCGGTAAGCGTAGAGACCATCAAAGAAACTTATACAGGAGGCGCTCCGGAAGGCGGTGTCGCGGGCACAGGGGAAGAGGAAGTAACCAATTATCCAGCCGGTGAGGAAGGGCAGGATGGCGATTACGAAATGGTCAAAGAATCGATAAACAATGAGTTTAATCGAATTAAGAAAGAAATCGTCGAAAGTCCTTATAAAATTAGAGACCTTGGAATACAAGTGGCAGTGGATAATACAAAATCTGTCGACAATGAAACAGGGGAAGTTCAATATTTGTCGGCTGCTGAAGAAGCAACGGTGGAAGACGGCATTTCATCAATCCTTGATTCAATCATTACCACTTCGATCGACAAGGAGTATGGCGAAGTGAACCCGGAAGAAAAAGTGTCGATTGTCTTACAGGAATTCAACGGCAGTAAGGGTTCTTCCGCTCAGCCGCAAGCTACCATTCCTACTTGGATGTATATCGCCGGCGGGGTTTTGATCGCTATCATACTGGCATTGATTTGGATGCTTTGGAGAAGAAGAAGCACGGAAGAAGAGGAAGAGTACGAATATACTGAAGAATCTTACGTCCCTGACCCAGTCACTATCCCGGATATTGAAGAAAGTCCGGAAACGGAAGCAGGGGTTCGTACCAAGCAACTAGAAAAACTTGCAAAAGATAAACCGGAAGAATTTGCGAAACTGCTTCGCAGTTGGATTGCGGAAGATTAGGGGGCAACCTTTATGGCAAGATACAAGGAATTAACAGGAAAGCAAAAGGCTGCAATATTACTGATTTCTCTCGGGCCCGATGTGTCTGCACAAGTATATAAACACTTGACTGAAGAGGAAATCGAAAAATTAACGTTGGAGATTTCTTCAGTGAAGAAGGTTGAAGCAGAGCAGAAAGAGCAAATTCTCGATCAGTTTCACCAGATAGCATTGGCGCAAGACTATATTTCCCAAGGAGGGATAGGTTACGCTAAAACGGTTTTGGAAAAGGCGTTGGGTCAGTCGGAAGCAGATAGTATCATTAATCGGCTGACGTCTTCCTTGCAGGTAAAACCCTTTGATTTTGCCCGTAAAGCAGAACCGTCACAAGTGCTTAACTTTATCCAAAACGAGCATCCGCAAACAATTGCACTTGTCCTATCGTATTTGGATCCGGAACAGGCGAGCCAAATTCTGTCTGAACTTCCGCAGGAAATGCAGGCTGATATTGCAAAACGGATTGCGGTCATGGATTCTACCTCCCCAGAAATTATAACGGAAGTGGAACAGATTCTGGAGCGGAAGTTATCAGCGACTGTCACGCAGGATTATACGCAAACGGGCGGGATTCAGGCAGTTGTGGAAGTGCTGAACGGTGTGGACCGGAGCACCGAGCGGACCATTCTGGATGCTTTGGAAATTCAGGACCCTGAACTCGCAGAGGAAATCAAGAAGCGCATGTTCGTATTTGAAGATATTGTCACATTGGATAACCGTGCCATACAGCGTGTGATCAGAGAAGTAGAGAATGATGATTTACGCTTGTCCTTGAAGGTTGCTAGTGAAGAAGTCAAAAATATCGTGTTCAATAATATGTCGACACGAATGGCCGATACTTTTAAAGAAGAAATGGAATTTATGGGGCCAGTTAGACTGCGCGATGTAGAAGAGTCTCAATCACGAATTGTTTCGGTAATTCGCCGGTTGGAAGAACTAGGTGAAATTGTTATAGCCCGTGGTGGAGGAGATGATGTGATTGTCTGACAGCCATCCGATTCATTCTGACACCGGGAGAAAGGTAATTGGGATCAAACCAGTTACTGTACGAGAGAAAGACGAGTATCATAAATCAGAAATAGAGCTTGATCAAACGGTATTAAAATTGAAACAGGCACAAGAAGACTTGGAAAAAGCAAGAAATGAAGCAGGATTCTTAACAAAAGAAGCAGAGCGTCAGATAGCAATTGAAAGAAGCGAGTGGGAATCCGAAAAAAAGCGATTATATGAGGAAGTAAAACAGTCGGCCTATGAGACGGGTTTTGAGACAGGGCGCTCAGATGCTCAAAAGCAATATGAGGAATTTGTTGACAAAGCACGTGAGCTCGCGGACCTTGCACAACAAGATTACCAGACCATCCTCGATAAAAGTGAAGATGCCATTTTGACCTTGAGCATAAAGGCTGCA
Encoded proteins:
- the xerC gene encoding tyrosine recombinase XerC, giving the protein MLNWFEAKKAFTEYLQIEKNASQYTIEYYQSDIDDFYGFLKRESIGQLEQVDYHIVRTYLTTLYEKKLSRRSVSRKISSLRSFYKFLDREKHVAANPFSQVVLPKTNQAVPGFLYMEELERLFEVSDSTTPLGQRNQAILELIYATGIRVSECTGLKLDDMDFDIGTMLVRGKGKKERYLPFGRFAEAAMQNYINNGRKELLQKTAKPSSAVFLNARGNPLTPRGLRLVLQKMVKEAALTIHLHPHKLRHTFATHMLNEGADLRVVQELLGHEHLSSTQIYTHVTKDRLRHVYMNSHPRAKQRND
- the hslV gene encoding ATP-dependent protease subunit HslV, producing MESQQFHATTIFAVRHNGQSAMSGDGQVTLGNAVVMKHKAKKVRRLYRGKVLAGFAGSVADAFTLFEKFEGKLEAYNGNLSRAAVELAKEWRSDKVLRKLEAMLIVMDKEVMLLVSGTGEVIEPDDGLLAIGSGGNYALSAGRALTRHSKDLSAREIAQAAMEVAGEICVYTNDHITLEVLD
- the hslU gene encoding HslU--HslV peptidase ATPase subunit yields the protein MTLNKTPKQIVEQLDQYIIGQTNAKKSVAIALRNRYRRMQLDDKLRDEIVPKNILMIGPTGVGKTEVARRLAKLVGAPFVKVEATKFTEVGYVGRDVESMVRDLVEMAVRMVKQEKMETVMDKAEEQANKRLVKILVPEEKKQNNFKNPLEMFFPQQGAENQEQDQESDHQEIESRRKRIRHQLSLGELEDRMVTIEVDEQTPSMFDMLQGSGMEQMGMNMQDALGQFMPKKKKKRRLSVSEARKVLTQQEAQKLIDMDEVAQDAVDKVEQSGMIFIDEIDKVAGKSDQSANVSREGVQRDILPIVEGSTVVTKHGPVQTDHILFIAAGAFHMAKPSDLIPELQGRFPIRVEFDKLSIEDFRNILTEPSNALLKQYQALLATEGIKVEFTDDAVTRIAEVAFHVNQETDNIGARRLHTILEKLLEELSFEAPDINMEKVEITPQYVDEKLSSIAKNKDLSQYIL
- the codY gene encoding GTP-sensing pleiotropic transcriptional regulator CodY, which codes for MDLLNRARKINSMLQKTTGKSVNFNDMSATLRDIITANIFVVSRRGKLLGFAINQQIENERMKSMLEERQFPKEYTDSLFNIQETTSNIDIDSPYTAFPVENKELFQKGLTTIVPIIGGGERLGTLILSRLTQSFSEDDLLLAEYGATVVGMEILHEKTEEIEMEARSKAVVQMAISSLSYSELEAIEHIFDELDGNEGLLVASKIADRVGITRSVIVNALRKLESAGVIESRSLGMKGTYIKVLNNKFLVELEKIRSN
- the flgB gene encoding flagellar basal body rod protein FlgB, coding for MSFFGNTISNLEKSLDYASLKNQTISNNIANADTPGYKAQQVAFKDVLNSEMNNGFQTKRTDARHIDFGSDTAQQSFRIVSNTNTTYNHNGNNVDIDKEMTELAKNQIYYQGLVDRLNGKFSSLQTVIKGGR
- the flgC gene encoding flagellar basal body rod protein FlgC; this translates as MSIFNALNTSASALTAQRLRMDTVSSNIANADTTRATMNENGEYEPYRRKLVSLEAKTPDFQSFLQKASGKSSSPGQGVRVSEISEDQEPFKLVYNPNHPDADQNGYVQLPNVDPLEEMVDLMSATRSYEANVTSVNATKSMLLKALEIGK
- the fliE gene encoding flagellar hook-basal body complex protein FliE, translated to MSTPGEAQGQFANSLKNAIDTLNNYQVESDKKTQALANGEIDDLHDVMITAQKASITLNTAVEMQRKAIDAYNEVMRMQV
- the fliF gene encoding flagellar basal-body MS-ring/collar protein FliF; protein product: MKQKIDIYKEKLTKFWSSKSSRQKGVMIGSLLMVLFLIIGGTLLASKSDMVPLYNNLSIQEVGQIKTELDAKGVQYELQDAGKTILVPEQDADTLLVDLAAQGLPNSGNVDYSFFSDNTSWGMTDNEFDVIQLDAMQTEIANLIKSIDGIQDANVMINKPEEPLFVSEQPLEASASIVLNTQPGYQLEPGQIKSLYHLVSKTVPNLPTDNIVIMNQNFEYFDLNDTATAGNTDTYTYQQNVKQDIERDIQRRVQQMIGMMVGNNKVIASVTADIDFTQENRVEELVTPVDEDNMEGLPVSVETIKETYTGGAPEGGVAGTGEEEVTNYPAGEEGQDGDYEMVKESINNEFNRIKKEIVESPYKIRDLGIQVAVDNTKSVDNETGEVQYLSAAEEATVEDGISSILDSIITTSIDKEYGEVNPEEKVSIVLQEFNGSKGSSAQPQATIPTWMYIAGGVLIAIILALIWMLWRRRSTEEEEEYEYTEESYVPDPVTIPDIEESPETEAGVRTKQLEKLAKDKPEEFAKLLRSWIAED
- the fliG gene encoding flagellar motor switch protein FliG; the protein is MARYKELTGKQKAAILLISLGPDVSAQVYKHLTEEEIEKLTLEISSVKKVEAEQKEQILDQFHQIALAQDYISQGGIGYAKTVLEKALGQSEADSIINRLTSSLQVKPFDFARKAEPSQVLNFIQNEHPQTIALVLSYLDPEQASQILSELPQEMQADIAKRIAVMDSTSPEIITEVEQILERKLSATVTQDYTQTGGIQAVVEVLNGVDRSTERTILDALEIQDPELAEEIKKRMFVFEDIVTLDNRAIQRVIREVENDDLRLSLKVASEEVKNIVFNNMSTRMADTFKEEMEFMGPVRLRDVEESQSRIVSVIRRLEELGEIVIARGGGDDVIV
- the fliH gene encoding flagellar assembly protein FliH, with translation MSDSHPIHSDTGRKVIGIKPVTVREKDEYHKSEIELDQTVLKLKQAQEDLEKARNEAGFLTKEAERQIAIERSEWESEKKRLYEEVKQSAYETGFETGRSDAQKQYEEFVDKARELADLAQQDYQTILDKSEDAILTLSIKAASKIIHKELETTDAFLEIVKNVLKEAKQQENIAVYIHPDDYQLVISQQDELRNIVVGEAHLQFYPDIELTRGSCIVETSFGRIDASVDTRLIELREKLFEALRENSDED